The DNA sequence TGGCGGCGGTGCTCACCGAGGCGGGCCTCGACGGCGCGGCGCTGGTGGCGGCCGCGCCCGGCCAGAAGGAGGCGCTGGTGGCCCAGACCCAGGAGGCGGTGGACCGCGGGGCCTTCGGCGCCCCCACCTTCTTCGTGGGGAGCGAGCTCTTCGTGGGCAACGACCGGCTCGACTTCGTGGAGCAGGCGCTGCGCGGGCGGTAGCGCCGCCCGGGCTCGTCGGGTAGGGTCCGCCGGCATGTCGCTCCTCGCCGCGGTCCTGTTCGGCCTGGTCCAGGCCGCCACCGAGTTCCTGCCGGTCTCCTCGACCGCCCACCTGCTGGTCTTCGGGGAGCTCGTGGGCGGCCACTCGCTGCAGGACCCCACCTTCCGCGCCTTCGTGGACGTCATCCAGGTCGGCACGGCGCTCTCGGTGGTGGTCTACTTCCGCGCCGACCTGTGGCGCATCCTCTCGGGCTCGCTGCGGGCGCTGGCCGCCGGCCGCCCGCTCGGGACCCCCGAGGCCCGGCTCGGCTGGCTCATCGTCATGGGCACGGTGCCGGCCGCCCTCCTCGGCAAGCTGCTGGAGCACCGCATCGAGGCCCTGGGCAACTGGGTCATCGCCGGCTCGCTGGTCTTCCTGGGCCTGGTGCTGCTCCTGGCCGAGCGGCTGGCCCGCCACGAGCGGCCCATCGAGGCGGTGGGCCCGCGCGAGGCCGCCCTGATCGGCCTGGCCCAGGCCTGGGCGCTCATCCCCGGCTCGTCGCGCTCCGGCTGCACCCTCACCATGGGCATGCTGCTGGGCTTCACCCGCGAGGCGGCGGCCCGCTTCTCCTTCCTGCTCTCGGTCCCCATCATCCTGGCGGCCGGCGGCTACAAGCTCTGGAAGGTGCTGCCCACCCTGCGCGCCGCCCCCGACTGGCAGGCCGCCACCGCGCTGGCCACCCTGGTCTCGTTCGTGGCCGGCTACCTGGTCATCGGCTGGCTGCTGGGCTGGCTGCGCACCCGCTCCACCTACCTGTTCGTGGCCTGGCGCGTGGTGGCCGGCGTGGTGGTGGCCGCGCTCATCACCACGGGCGTGCTCCCCCCGTAGATGTCGCTCGAGGCGCTGGCCCGGGCGCTGGCCGCCCACGTCCCGGCGCCGGCGCCGCTCGAGCGCATCGCCCCCGAGCACCTGCCGGCCGGCGGGTTCGGCGAGGCGGCGGTGCTGGTGCCGCTGCACCCGGGGCCGGCCGGCCCGTGCGTGCTCCTGACGGTGCGGCGCGGCGACCTGAGGCGCCACGCCGGGCAGGTGAGCTTCCCGGGCGGCCGGGTGGACCCCGGCGAGGGCTCCCGGGCCGCGGCGCTGCGGGAGGCCCAGGAGGAGATCGGCCTCGACCCGGCCAGGGTGGAGGTGCTGGGCCGGCTCTCCGAGACGGTGGTGCTGCAGTCGGCCTTCCGCTTGACGCCATGGGTCGGGTCCGTGCCATACCCCTACCCGTACGCGGCGGCGCCGCGGGAGGTGGAGGCCATCTGGCACGTACCCCTCGCGGCCCTGCTGGCGCCGGGGGTCCACCGCACCGAGCGCCGCCTCTTCTACGGCATGGAAGTCGACGTCCACGCCTATGACGTCGAGGGCCGGACGATCTGGGGCGCCACCGCCCGGGTCCTCTCCGAGCTGCTCGGGATCTGGAGGCAGCTGTGAAGGTCTTCCCGGTGATCATGGCGGGTGGTTCGGGCACGCGGTTCTGGCCGCTGTCGCGGCGCAGCCGCCCCAAGCAGTTCCTGGCGCTGGCCGGCGACGAGCCGCTGCTGGCCGCCACGGTGCGGCGCCTGCCGCCCCTGGCCAGCGCCGCCGACACCTACGTGGTGTGCGGCCCGGCCCACGCCGCGGCGGCCCGCCGGCTGGTGAAGGAGCTGCCGGCCGCCAACTTCATCGTGGAGCCCTGCGCCCGCAACACCGCCCCCTGCGTCGGGCTGGCCGCGCTGCACGTGGCGGCCCGCGACCCGAAGGGCGTGGTGGTGATGCTGCCGGCCGACCACCACATCGGCAAGCCAGCGGCCTTCCGCGAGGCGCTGGCCGCGGCCGCCCGCCTGGCCGAGGCCGGCCACATCGCCACCATCGGCATCCGCCCGCACGCCCCCGAGACCGGCTACGGCTACCTGAAGGTGGGCGCCCGCCTGGCCGCGCGCGGCCTGGCCAGGGGCAAGGCGCCCGGGGCCAAGGGGAAGAAGGGCGCGCCGGGCGGCGCCCACCGCGTCGAGCGCTTCGTCGAGAAGCCGGACGTGGTCACCGCGGCCCGCTACCTGGCCGACGGCCACTACCTGTGGAACTCGGGCATCTTCGCCTTCCGCGCCGACGTCATCCTCGACGAGATCCGGCGCGCCATGCCGGTGCTGGGCGAGCAGCTGGGGGTCATCCAGGCCGCGCTGGGCACCCCCTCCTACAAGAAGGTCCTGGGGCGGGTCTTCCCCGACTGCCCCTCCATCTCCATCGACTACGGGGTCATGGAGAAGAGCCAGCGCATCGTGGTGGTGCCGGCCGACTTCGGCTGGAGCGACGTGGGCAGCTTCGCCGCGCTGCCCGAGGTGCGGGAGCGGGACCACCTCGGCAACGTGGCCGAGGGCGACGCCCTGGTCATCGACGGCCGCAACAACGTGGTGCTGGCCGGGGGCGGCCGCCCGGTGGCGGTCATCGGCCTGGACGACGTGGTGGTGGTGGACGCCGGCGACGCCATCCTGGTGTGCCGCAAGGACCGCTCGCAGGACGTGCGCAAGGCGGTCGACGAGCTGGCGCGGCGCGGCCGCGACGAGGTGCTCTAGCCATGGCGGCCGTCAACCCGGTGGTCTTCCGCGAGTACGACATCCGCGGCGTGGCGGGCACCGACCTCACCGAGGAGACGGTGGGGCTGGTGGCGCGGGCCCTGGGCACCCAGGTGCGGGCCGCCGGCGGCCGCCGGGTGGTGGTGGGGCGCGACGTGCGCCTCTCCGGCCCGGCCTTCCACCGGGCCGCGGTGGCGGGGCTGCTGGCCACCGGCTGCGACGTGGTGGACCTGGGCGTGGTGCCCACCCCGCTCACCTACTTCGCGGCGCAGACGCTCGACGTGCACGGGCTCTGCATGATCACCGGGTCGCACAACCCGCCCGAGTACAACGGGATGAAGATCGGGGTGGGCAAGACCACCCTCTACGGCGAGGCCATCCAGGAGATCCTGCGGCTGGTGCTGAAGGGCGAGTTCGCCAGCGGCGCCGGGACCTTGACCACCCACGACATCGTCACGCCCTACCAGGACTACGTGGCGGAGAACCTGCGGCTGGGGGCCCGCCGGCTCAAGGTGGTGGTGGACGCCGGCAACGGCACCGGCGGCGTGGCGGTGCCCATCTTCGAGCGGCTGGGCCTGGAGGTGGTGCCGCTGTTCCTGGAGCCGGACGGCCGCTTCCCCAACCACCACCCGGATCCCACGGTGGAGCAGAACCTGGCGCAGCTGAAGCAGAAGGTGCTGGAGACCCGGGCCGACCTGGGCATCGCCTACGACGGCGACTCGGACCGGGTGGGGGCGGTGGACGAGCGGGGGCAGGTGCTGTGGGGCGACCAGCTCATGATCCTCTTCTCCCGCGCCATCCTGAAGGAGCGCCCGGGGGCGGCCATCGTGGGCGAGGTGAAGTGCTCCTTCACGCTCTACGACGACATCCGGGCTCGCGGCGGCCGGCCCATCATGTGGAAGGCCGGCCACTCGCTCATCAAGGCCAAGATGAAGGAGGAGCACGCCGAGCTGGCCGGCGAGATGAGCGGCCACATCTTCTTCGGCCACCGCTGGCTGGGCTTCGACGACGGCATCTACGCCTCGGGGCGGCTGCTGGAGCTGCTCTCCCACACCGCGGCGCCCCTCTCGAGCCTGCTGGCCGACGTGCCGAAGACCTTCTCCACCCCGGAGCTGCGGGTGGACTGCCCGGAGGCGCTCAAGTTCGAGCTGGTGAAGCGGGCCCAGGCCTTCTTCTCGGCCCGCTACCAGGCCATCACGGTGGACGGGGTGCGGGTGGTCTTCCCCGACGGCTGGGGGCTGGTGCGCGCCTCCAACACGCAGCCCATCCTGGTGCTGCGCTTCGAGGCCACCACCCAGGCCCGCCTCGCCGAGATCCGGGCGCTGGTGGAGGCCGAGGTGACCCGCCTCCTGGCCGAGCTGGGCGCCTGATGGCGGCGCCTGGCGCGACCCTCGACCAGGGGACAGGGGCGGCGCCGTGACCGCCCGCCTCCGGCTGGGCGTGGACCTGGGCGGCACCAACGCCCGCGCCGCGCTGGTGGATCAGGCCACCGGCGAGGTGGTGGCCTCCCACAAGCTGCGGCACCAGGAGCGGGAGCCGGCGGCGGTGGCCCGCACCGTGGCGGCCGCCGTGGCGGAGGCGGCCCGGCAGGCCGGCGTGGCGGTGGCGGCGCTGGGCGGGGCCGGCGTGGGCGTGGCCGGGCAGTGCCTGGGCAGCACC is a window from the Anaeromyxobacter sp. genome containing:
- a CDS encoding CoA pyrophosphatase, with translation MSLEALARALAAHVPAPAPLERIAPEHLPAGGFGEAAVLVPLHPGPAGPCVLLTVRRGDLRRHAGQVSFPGGRVDPGEGSRAAALREAQEEIGLDPARVEVLGRLSETVVLQSAFRLTPWVGSVPYPYPYAAAPREVEAIWHVPLAALLAPGVHRTERRLFYGMEVDVHAYDVEGRTIWGATARVLSELLGIWRQL
- a CDS encoding undecaprenyl-diphosphatase; translated protein: MSLLAAVLFGLVQAATEFLPVSSTAHLLVFGELVGGHSLQDPTFRAFVDVIQVGTALSVVVYFRADLWRILSGSLRALAAGRPLGTPEARLGWLIVMGTVPAALLGKLLEHRIEALGNWVIAGSLVFLGLVLLLAERLARHERPIEAVGPREAALIGLAQAWALIPGSSRSGCTLTMGMLLGFTREAAARFSFLLSVPIILAAGGYKLWKVLPTLRAAPDWQAATALATLVSFVAGYLVIGWLLGWLRTRSTYLFVAWRVVAGVVVAALITTGVLPP
- a CDS encoding mannose-1-phosphate guanylyltransferase, which codes for MKVFPVIMAGGSGTRFWPLSRRSRPKQFLALAGDEPLLAATVRRLPPLASAADTYVVCGPAHAAAARRLVKELPAANFIVEPCARNTAPCVGLAALHVAARDPKGVVVMLPADHHIGKPAAFREALAAAARLAEAGHIATIGIRPHAPETGYGYLKVGARLAARGLARGKAPGAKGKKGAPGGAHRVERFVEKPDVVTAARYLADGHYLWNSGIFAFRADVILDEIRRAMPVLGEQLGVIQAALGTPSYKKVLGRVFPDCPSISIDYGVMEKSQRIVVVPADFGWSDVGSFAALPEVRERDHLGNVAEGDALVIDGRNNVVLAGGGRPVAVIGLDDVVVVDAGDAILVCRKDRSQDVRKAVDELARRGRDEVL
- a CDS encoding phosphomannomutase/phosphoglucomutase, with the translated sequence MAAVNPVVFREYDIRGVAGTDLTEETVGLVARALGTQVRAAGGRRVVVGRDVRLSGPAFHRAAVAGLLATGCDVVDLGVVPTPLTYFAAQTLDVHGLCMITGSHNPPEYNGMKIGVGKTTLYGEAIQEILRLVLKGEFASGAGTLTTHDIVTPYQDYVAENLRLGARRLKVVVDAGNGTGGVAVPIFERLGLEVVPLFLEPDGRFPNHHPDPTVEQNLAQLKQKVLETRADLGIAYDGDSDRVGAVDERGQVLWGDQLMILFSRAILKERPGAAIVGEVKCSFTLYDDIRARGGRPIMWKAGHSLIKAKMKEEHAELAGEMSGHIFFGHRWLGFDDGIYASGRLLELLSHTAAPLSSLLADVPKTFSTPELRVDCPEALKFELVKRAQAFFSARYQAITVDGVRVVFPDGWGLVRASNTQPILVLRFEATTQARLAEIRALVEAEVTRLLAELGA